The following proteins come from a genomic window of Paramisgurnus dabryanus chromosome 19, PD_genome_1.1, whole genome shotgun sequence:
- the c19h6orf47 gene encoding uncharacterized protein C6orf47 homolog, which produces MTAAVGRVWGWVSPTNLYSTWGSKTKPENPPTTENLTKSRWGLWGLTSWVWRSEKAANQKTLNEEFWDTVENVKPLEIEELMVIKPEVEIEKRPTRSSSSYWKWLRPSSYIFWPRWSTPTALVQQKCASKLESDEVDGESNYGTPPPSPTPVSQGQAAFQFFSRSWSGEVKPEHYEVCFNFLRHLFDLFVVGFLTTVSPPTKIILDVLGVQGALKLWLHGMAMFLVASVGMAGLLWVVQEYLLHFALMYGIVQALVISVSVRQSEPVDEVDDGKGDDEAEEENEDTLEQNDTEQIVETKKLK; this is translated from the coding sequence ATGACAGCTGCTGTAGGTCGAGTTTGGGGGTGGGTAAGTCCAACCAATCTGTACTCCACCTGGGGCAGTAAGACCAAACCAGAAAACCCTCCAACAACTGAAAATCTGACTAAAAGCAGGTGGGGCTTATGGGGTCTCACTTCCTGGGTTTGGAGGAGTGAGAAAGCAGCAAACCAAAAGACACTGAATGAGGAATTCTGGGATACAGTGGAAAATGTCAAGCCTTTGGAAATCGAGGAGTTGATGGTGATCAAGCCCGAGGTTGAGATCGAAAAACGACCGACCCGAAGCTCTTCAAGCTATTGGAAGTGGTTGCGTCCATCCAGCTACATTTTTTGGCCTAGGTGGTCGACGCCCACTGCGCTCGTGCAACAAAAATGTGCCAGTAAGTTGGAGTCTGATGAAGTCGATGGGGAGTCGAACTATGGGACACCTCCGCCATCCCCTACGCCTGTGTCCCAGGGACAAGCAGCATTCCAGTTTTTCTCTCGCTCGTGGTCTGGTGAAGTTAAACCAGAACACTACGAGGTTTGCTTTAACTTCCTTCGCCACCTCTTTGACTTGTTTGTGGTGGGCTTCCTGACAACCGTGTCCCCTCCGACCAAGATCATTTTGGATGTTCTGGGGGTCCAGGGGGCCCTGAAACTGTGGCTTCATGGCATGGCCATGTTTCTTGTAGCATCCGTTGGGATGGCTGGACTGCTGTGGGTGGTGCAGGAATATCTGCTACATTTTGCTTTGATGTATGGCATCGTGCAAGCTCTGGTCATCTCTGTTAGCGTACGCCAGAGTGAACCTGTGGACGAGGTGGATGATGGGAAAGGTGATGATGAAGCTGAGGAGGAGAATGAAGACACTTTGGAGCAGAATGACACAGAGCAAATAGTCGAAACCAAGAAGTTAAAATGA